A genomic window from Parasteatoda tepidariorum isolate YZ-2023 chromosome 10, CAS_Ptep_4.0, whole genome shotgun sequence includes:
- the LOC122269725 gene encoding putative nuclease HARBI1: MADFLLLLRNEKIKNKIPRYLRDYMNPLDLSEEQFISRYRLTRESYLYVCDLLESKIKLKTSGHTVEQQVLMTLSLLASGSFQGVTADSKFSEMSQSSVSRSLGRVTKALVDILPMFIKFPSTDQEKRNTRMKFFEASGFPRLLGIIDGTHIPIQRPPSDDWFMYINRKSIFSINVQLVCDKDLKISNVVARWPGSVHDAYIWAACELRRVLTSGTDYLIGDAGYPLEPWLLKPYDTPTTAIEENFNKKLRSLRSSVERCNGVLKSRFRCLHKSGGNLLYSPSKSCQIIMACCVLHNICIERNIPLLEYIEDDNDDDEPDDLPTNTSVYARGCLARSSIAQNLSER, from the exons ATGGCggattttttacttcttttacgaaacgaaaaaataaaaaataaaatcccgAGATATTTACGGGATTATATGAATCCTCTTGATCTTTCAGAAGAGCAATTTATAAGCCGCTATCGCTTGACTCGAGAATCTTATTTATATGTGTGTGACTTGTTAGAGAGCAAAATAAAGCTAAAGACATCAGGCCATACCGTTGAACAACAg GTATTAATGACTCTCAGTCTACTTGCTTCAGGATCATTCCAAGGCGTGACTGCTGACAGCAAATTTTCAGAGATGTCGCAGTCATCAGTGTCAAGAAGCTTGGGTAGAGTGACGAAAGCTCTAGTGGATATACTtccaatgtttataaaatttcccTCTACTGACCAAGAGAAGCGGAACacaagaatgaaattttttgaagctaGTGGCTTTCCAAGACTATTGGGAATAATTGATGGGACACATATACCGATTCAAAGACCGCCATCAGATGACTGGTTTATGTACATAAAtcgaaaaagcattttttcgaTTAATGTTCAATTA GTATGTGATAAAgatctgaaaatttcaaatgtggTGGCACGGTGGCCAGGTAGTGTTCACGATGCATACATTTGGGCTGCCTGTGAATTGAGGAGAGTATTAACATCAGGCACAGATTATTTAATTGGAGATGCCGGATATCCATTAGAGCCTTGGTTGTTAAAACCCTATGATACTCCCACAACtgcaattgaagaaaatttcaataaaaaactaagATCCCTCCGGAGTTCTGTCGAGAGGTGTAATGGAGTATTAAAATCAAGATTTAGGTGTCTTCATAAATCAGGTGGCAACTTATTATATAGTCCATCTAAATCATGCCAGATAATCATGGCTTGTTGTGTGTTACACAACATTtgcattgaaagaaatattcctTTGTTGGAGTATATAGAAGATGACAATGATGATGACGAACCAGATGATTTGCCAACAAATACTAGTGTGTATGCTAGAGGGTGTTTGGCACGTAGTTCAATAGCTCAAAATCTAAGCGaaagataa
- the LOC122269726 gene encoding nuclear apoptosis-inducing factor 1 yields the protein MDAILKETNLLMELLRSRKDLISNYISPSSTLKSKNDVKKEWDSLAQEISSYGFGKPRTGAEIKKKWQDLKCRVRKKALAINKYKSGTGGGPPAPPLSELDRSVIDVLGPAAFSGVPLCSNLDSISLQQQVVPEELSAVEPEFSDIDSSVFINDGKSNQYAAVVPPLASTSQEYNLTEMTPQAEKTPVSIKSSTSRVRKFRRKQRSLKKGSDVQELLDLKRRSLKVKERMARILEVKTRLKCMKMGVNFDEMINEIP from the exons atggatgcaattttaaaggaaacaaatttACTTATGGAATTATTAAGAAGCAGAAAGGATTTAATTAGCAATTATATTAGTCCTTCGTCAACTTTAAAGTCAAAAAATGACGTTAAAAAGGAATGGGATTCATTGGCCCAAGAAATTTCATCATATGGCTTCGGCAAGCCAAGGACCGGAgccgaaattaaaaaaaaatggcaagaTCTGAAGTGTAGAGTGAGAAAAAAGGCTTTGgccataaataaatataaatcaggGACAGGTGGCGGGCCACCAGCTCCACCTTTGAGTGAATTGGACAGAAGTGTTATCGATGTTTTGGGTCCTGCTGCCTTCAGTGGTGTGCCACTCTGTTCAAACCTTGATTCTATTTCACTTCAACAACAG GTTGTTCCCGAAGAATTATCAGCAGTGGAGCCTGAGTTTTCTGATATTGATTCTTCGGTTTTCATTAATGATGGTAAATCTAACCAGTATGCAGCAGTTGTGCCTCCATTGGCCTCTACTAGCCAGGAATACAACTTAACAGAAATGACACCACAAGCAGAAAAAACTCCAGTttctattaaaa GCTCTACTTCAAGAGTAAGAAAATTTCGGAGGAAGCAACGGTCTTTAAAAAAGGGATCAGATGTACAAGAACTTTTAGACCTTAAAAGGAGATCCTTGAAAGTTAAGGAGAGAATGGCTAGAATTTTGGAAGTAAAAACCAGATTGAAGTGCATGAAGATGGGTGTCAACTTTGATgaaatgataaatgaaattccatga